In the genome of Populus nigra chromosome 9, ddPopNigr1.1, whole genome shotgun sequence, one region contains:
- the LOC133702954 gene encoding serine/threonine/tyrosine-protein kinase HT1-like, which yields MASSCFHAFRLRRPKSKTLTIPSSSKSHLNSEMENLERKRFDSMESWSMILESENVETWEASKEDEEEWTADLSQLFIGNKFASGAHSRIYRGIYKQRAVAVKMVRIPNQMDETKTLLEQEFKCEVALLSRLFHPNIVQFIAACKKPPVYCIITEYMSQGTLRMYLNKKEPYSLSTETILRLALDISRGMEYLHSQGVIHRDLKSNNLLLNDEMRVKVADFGTSCLETQCQETKGNKGTYRWMAPEMIKEKHCSRKVDVYSFGIVLWELTTALLPFQGMTPVQAAFAVAEKNERPPLPASCQPALAHLIKRCWAANPSKRPDFSHIVSALEKYDERVKEGLPLASHSGLVSRNAILERLTGCVSMSSSVPVHA from the exons ATGGCGAGTTCATGTTTCCATGCATTTCGTCTTCGAAGACCGAAGAGCAAAACATTAACAATTCCTTCCTCATCAAAATCCCATTTGAATTCTGAAATGGAGAACTTGGAGAGGAAGAGATTTGACAGCATGGAGTCATGGTCAATGATACTGGAATCTGAGAATGTAGAGACTTGGGAGGCTTCAAAGGAGGACGAAGAGGAATGGACTGCTGACCTTTCACAGTTATTTATAGGCAACAAGTTTGCTTCTGGAGCTCATAGTAGGATTTATCGTGGAATTTACAAGCAGAGAGCTGTTGCTGTCAAAATGGTGAGGATTCCAAACCAAATGGACGAGACTAAAACTTTGCTTGAACAGGAATTCAAATGTGAAGTTGCTTTGCTTTCGCGTCTCTTTCATCCCAATATAGTCCAG TTCATTGCAGCTTGTAAAAAGCCACCTGTGTACTGTATCATCACAGAATACATGTCACAAGGAACTCTGAGGATGTATCTCAACAAGAAAGAGCCATACTCACTTTCAACAGAAACAATACTGAGATTAGCTCTTGATATATCACGAGGAATGGAGTATCTTCATTCACAGGGAGTCATCCACAGAGACctgaaatcaaataatttgcttCTGAATGATGAAATGAGGGTTAAGGTTGCTGATTTCGGCACATCATGTCTAGAAACACAGTGCCAAGAAACCAAAGGGAACAAGGGAACCTACCGCTGGATGGCACCTGAGATGATCAAGGAGAAACATTGCAGTCGGAAAGTTGATGTGTATAGTTTTGGTATTGTGTTATGGGAGCTAACTACAGCTTTGCTTCCCTTTCAAGGAATGACCCCTGTCCAAGCTGCATTTGCTGTAGCCGAGAAG AATGAGCGGCCTCCACTGCCAGCAAGTTGTCAGCCAGCACTTGCACATTTGATAAAGCGCTGTTGGGCAGCCAACCCATCCAAGCGACCAGATTTTAGTCACATTGTTTCTGCTTTGGAGAAGTACGACGAGCGCGTCAAAGAAGGCCTTCCTCTTGCTTCACACTCGGGGCTCGTCAGCCGGAATGCCATTCTGGAACGCTTGACAGGCTGCGTATCCATGAGCTCATCTGTACCTGTACATGCCTAA
- the LOC133702861 gene encoding tropinone reductase-like 3: MSSKIISGKRFEGRVVIVTASTQGIGFSTAERFGLEGASVVISSRKQKNVDEAVEKLKAKGIKVVGVICHVSNAQQRKNLIETTVQKYGKIDVVVSNAAVSPSSDSTLETHESVLDKLWEINVKAAILLLKDAAPHMKKGSSVILISSIGGYHVHDSLAMYGVTKTALFGLTKVLAAEMAPHTRVNCIAPGFVPTHFTSFIAGNQALKKSIEDKTLLKRLGTTDDMASTVAFLASDDASYITGETLVVAGGMPSRL, translated from the exons ATGAGTAGCAAGATTATCAGTGGAAAGAGGTTTGAAGGGAGAGTGGTAATTGTGACTGCTTCAACACAAGGCATTGGCTTTTCCACAGCTGAAAGGTTTGGATTGGAAGGTGCTTCTGTTGTCATCTCATCTCGGAAGCAG AAAAATGTAGATGAGGCGGTTGAGAAACTCAAAGCTAAAGGCATCAAGGTGGTGGGTGTTATCTGTCACGTGTCAAATGCGCAACAGAGGAAGAATCTCATAGAGACTACTGTACAG AAATATGGAAAGATAGATGTTGTTGTATCCAATGCTGCTGTCAGTCCATCTTCAGACTCCACTTTGGAAACCCATGAATCTGTCCTTGATAAGCTGTGGGAAATTAATGTTAAAGCAGCTATCCTCCTACTGAAG GATGCGGCCCCTCACATGAAGAAGGGTTCTTCAGTTATTCTGATTTCCTCTATTGGTGGCTACCATGTACATGATTCCTTGGCTATGTATGGTGTCACAAAGACAGCGCTTTTTGGGCTTACCAAG GTGCTTGCAGCTGAGATGGCTCCTCACACTCGAGTGAACTGTATAGCTCCTGGGTTTGTACCAACACACTTCACTAGTTTCATTGCAGGCAATCAGGCTCTT AAAAAGTCCATTGAGGATAAGACCTTGCTGAAGAGACTTGGTACCACTGACGACATGGCCTCTACAGTCGCCTTTTTGGCTTCCGATGATGCTTCTTACATAACAGGAGAAACTCTGGTGGTAGCTGGAGGGATGCCGTCCAGACTGTAG
- the LOC133702863 gene encoding EH domain-containing protein 1-like: MEEIGKSAGSSFSKEQKQIYKEWFNLADSDGDGRFTGNDATKFFAMSNLSRQQLKQVWALADSKRQGFLGLTEFVTAMQLVSLAQAGHELTPDTIKTASKMEDVKPPLMDGIDALLAKNKSSRISENDINGSTQLRLSTGTPQVGAKSSRKMPLNAVTSIIDGLKRLYIEKLKPLEATYRFNDFVSPLLTNSDFDARPMVMLLGQYSTGKTTFIKHLLRCNYPGAHIGPEPTTDRFVVVMSGHDERSIPGNTVAVQADMPFSGLTHFGGAFLSKFECAQMPHPLLDEITIVDTPGVLSGEKQRTQRSYDFTGVISWFAAKCDLILLLFDPHKLDISDEFKRVIASLRGNDDKIRVVLNKADQVDTQQLMRVYGALMWSLGKVLNTPEVMRVYIGSFNDKPINEETASQMFCELFEKEQNDLLMDLVDIPKKACDRRINEFVKRARAAKMHAYIISHLKKEMPAIMGKAKTQQRLIDNLEDEFAKVQREFHLPAGDFPNVEHFKEVLNGYSIDKFEKLKPKMIQAVDDMLGYEIPELLKSFRNPYA, encoded by the exons atggAGGAGATAGGGAAAAGTGCAGGCAGTTCCTTCTCAAAAGAACAGAAACAGATCTACAAAGAATGGTTCAATTTAGCCGATTCAG ATGGAGATGGCCGCTTTACTGGAAATGACGCTACGAAGTTTTTCGCCATGTCCAATCTTTCTCGCCAACAACTTAAACAA GTCTGGGCACTGGCGGATTCGAAACGACAAGGGTTTTTAGGGCTTACAGAGTTTGTTACGGCAATGCAG CTTGTTTCTCTGGCGCAAGCAGGGCATGAACTAACTCCAGATACTATTAAAACCGCAT CTAAAATGGAGGATGTGAAGCCGCCTTTGATGGATGGCATTGATGCCTTACTAGCT aaaaataAGAGTTCGAGGATTAGTGAGAATGATATCAATG GATCCACGCAGCTAAGGCTATCAACGGGGACTCCTCAAGTTGGTGCAAAATCATCAAGAAAG ATGCCGCTCAATGCAGTTACATCAATTATCGATGGCTTAAAGCGATTGTATATAGAAAAGCTAAAGCCATTGGAAGCTACCTATCGTTTTAATGACTTTGTTTCCCCATTGTTG ACAAACAGTGATTTTGATGCTAGACCTATGGTTATGCTTTTGGGTCAGTATTCTACTGGGAAAACAACATTTATAAAACACTTGCTTAGATGTAACTATCCAG gAGCTCACATTGGACCAGAGCCGACAACTGACAGATTTGTTGTTGTAATG TCTGGACATGATGAAAGGAGCATACCTGGGAACACTGTTGCTGTTCAAGCAGATATGCCATTTAGTGGCCTGACACATTTTGGAGGagcatttttatcaaagtttgaGTGTGCACAAATGCCTCATCCA TTGCTAGATGAAATCACAATTGTTGACACTCCTGGGGTTCTCTCTGGAGAGAAGCAACGAACACAAAGGAGTTATGATTTTACGGGGGTTATATCATGGTTTGCAGCAAAATGTGATCTGattcttcttttatttgatCCTCATAAACTTGATATCAGTGATGAGTTTAAGCGAGTAATTGCATCTTTACGAGGCAATGATGACAAGATACGAGTTGTGTTGAACAAGGCTGACCAAGTTGATACACAACAG TTGATGAGAGTTTATGGGGCACTAATGTGGTCACTTGGAAAAGTTTTGAACACCCCTGAGGTTATGCGTGTTTATATTGG CTCGTTCAATGACAAACCTATCAATGAAGAAACTGCCAGCCAAATGTTCTGTGAACTTtttgaaaaagaacaaaatgacCTTCTGATGGACTTGGTTGATATTCCTAAGAAAGCTTGTGATCGTCGA ATCAATGAATTTGTAAAGCGTGCTAGAGCTGCTAAGATGCATGCGTACATAATTAGCCATCTCAAGAAGGAGATGCCTGCTATAATGGGCAAGGCTAAGACTCAACAACGTCTTATTGATAATCTTGAAGATGAATTTGCAAAG GTCCAGAGGGAATTTCATTTACCAGCTGGAGATTTTCCAAATGTAGAACACTTCAAAGAAGTCTTGAATGGTTACAGCATTGACAAATTTGAGAAACTGAAGCCTAAGATGATACAAGCTGTTGATGATATGCTTGGCTATGAAATCCCAGAGCTCTTGAAAAGTTTTAGGAATCCTTATGCATAA
- the LOC133702554 gene encoding tropinone reductase-like 3 produces MTSKIISGKRFEGKVVIVTASTQGIGFSIAERFGLEGASVVISSRKQKNVDEAAEKLKAKGIKVLGVVCHVSNAQQRKNLIETTVQKYGKIDIVVSNAAVNPSTDSILETQESVLDKLWEINVKAAILLLKDATPHMKKGSSVILISSIGGYHPHSSMAMYGVTKTALFGLTKVLAAEMAPHTRVNCIAPGFVPTHFADFITGNQTIRKTIEDQTLLKRLGTTDDMASAVAFLASDDASYITGETLVVAGGMPSRL; encoded by the exons ATGACTAGTAAGATTATCAGTGGAAAGAGATTTGAAGGGAAAGTGGTAATTGTGACCGCTTCAACTCAAGGTATTGGCTTTTCCATAGCTGAGAGGTTTGGATTGGAAGGTGCTTCTGTTGTTATCTCTTCTCGCAAGCAG AAAAATGTAGATGAGGCAGCTGAGAAACTCAAAGCTAAAGGCATCAAAGTGTTGGGTGTTGTTTGTCACGTCTCAAATGCACAACAGAGGAAGAATCTCATAGAGACTACTGTACAG AAATATGGAAAGATAGACATTGTTGTATCCAATGCTGCTGTCAATCCATCTACAGATTCCATTTTGGAAACCCAGGAATCTGTCCTTGATAAGCTGTGGGAAATTAATGTTAAAGCAGCTATCCTCCTACTGAAG GATGCGACCCCTCACATGAAGAAGGGTTCTTCAGTTATTCTGATTTCCTCTATTGGTGGCTACCATCCACATTCTTCCATGGCTATGTATGGTGTCACAAAGACAGCCCTTTTTGGGCTTACCAAG GTGCTTGCAGCTGAGATGGCTCCTCACACTCGAGTGAACTGTATAGCTCCTGGGTTTGTACCAACACACTTTGCTGATTTCATTACAGGCAATCAGACCATT AGGAAGACGATTGAGGATCAGACCTTGCTTAAAAGGCTTGGCACCACAGACGACATGGCCTCAGCAGTCGCCTTTTTGGCTTCCGATGATGCGTCTTACATAACAGGAGAAACTTTGGTGGTAGCTGGAGGGATGCCGTCCAGACTTTAG
- the LOC133703567 gene encoding uncharacterized membrane protein At1g16860-like, producing MGTRIQSHQLKSGLVVSGRPGQQQKEKQPTMASRAVPYTGGDIKKSGELGKMFDIPAAVDPPKQPPSRASTSSSGSMRNSSSGPMRNSSGPLNVVLPTGLFTSGPLGSGPLGSGPLGSGSQKRSGQLDNSAVGSGTGSGSSKALYGSAVTSLADDVKVGLRVSRPVVWVVMVVVLMGLLVGAFLMVAVKKAVILVAVGAVLVPLFVGLIWNCAWGRRGLLGFVRRHPDTELRGAIDGQYVKVTGVVTCGSIPLESSYQRVSRCVYVSSELYEYRGLGGKSAHAKHCFFSWGLRHSEKFVADFYISDFQSGLRALVKAGYGAKVAPFVKPATVVDVKKENKDMSPSFLRWLADRNLSSDDQIMRLKEGYIKEGSTISVMGVVRRHDNVLMIVPPQEPVSTGCQWFRCLLPSYVEGLVLTCDDNQNADVVPV from the exons ATGGGTACCCGAATTCAGTCTCACCAGCTCAAAAGCGGGTTGGTGGTGTCGGGTCGACCTGGACAGcaacaaaaagagaaacaacCCACCATGGCATCACGCGCGGTTCCTTATACAGGCGGTGACATTAAGAAATCCGGTGAGTTGGGGAAAATGTTTGACATCCCGGCGGCGGTTGACCCTCCAAAGCAACCACCTTCACGTGCTTCTACTTCTTCAAGCGGGTCCATGAGGAACTCTTCTTCAGGTCCCATGAGAAATTCTTCAGGTCCCCTGAACGTCGTCCTGCCGACAGGGCTTTTCACTTCCGGACCACTTGGTTCCGGACCCCTTGGTTCCGGCCCACTGGGCTCAGGCTCACAAAAGAGATCGGGTCAGCTTGACAACAGTGCTGTCGGTTCTGGTACAGGATCCGGATCAAGCAAGGCACTTTACGGGTCAGCAGTGACGAGCTTGGCTGATGATGTGAAGGTGGGGCTAAGGGTTTCTAGGCCAGTGGTGTgggtggtgatggtggtggtttTGATGGGGTTGCTTGTTGGTGCTTTTTTGATGGTTGCAGTTAAAAAAGCTGTGATCTTGGTGGCTGTTGGGGCTGTTTTGGTGCCTTTATTTGTGGGATTGATTTGGAATTGTGCATGGGGAAGGAGAGGGTTGTTAGGGTTTGTGAGGAGGCACCCTGATACTGAGCTTAGAGGTGCTATTGATGGACAGTATGTCAAGGTTACTGGg GTTGTCACGTGTGGCAGTATACCTTTGGAGTCATCTTACCAGAGGGTATCCAGATGTGTATATGTTTCATCAGAGTTGTATGAATATAGAGGGTTGGGTGGAAAGTCTGCCCATGCAAAGCactgttttttctcatggggtTTGAGACATTCAGAG AAGTTTGTCGCTGATTTTTACATATCAGATTTCCAATCTGGGCTAAGAGCACTAGTAAAGGCGGGCTATGGAGCTAAGGTTGCTCCATTTGTCAAGCCAGCTACAGTGGTGGATGTAAAAAAGGAGAACAAAGATATGTCTCCCAGCTTTCTACGCTGGTTAGCTGATCGCAACCTCTCAAGCGATGACCAGATCATGCGTCTCAAAGAAGG GTATATCAAAGAAGGGAGCACTATTAGCGTAATGGGTGTTGTTCGACGACATGATAATGTGCTGATGATCGTTCCGCCACAAGAGCCTGTCTCAACAGGTTGTCAGTGGTTCCGATGCCTCCTTCCATCCTATGTTGAAGGCCTTGTTTTGACATGTGATGATAATCAAAATGCTGATGTGGTTCCTGTGTAG